One Gossypium hirsutum isolate 1008001.06 chromosome A11, Gossypium_hirsutum_v2.1, whole genome shotgun sequence genomic window carries:
- the LOC107955455 gene encoding F-box/FBD/LRR-repeat protein At1g13570 encodes MNNQGCKRMALEDKISALPDDILLTILSLLTLKQAVATSILSQRWRYLWTSLHTLNFRYEEILHRNDGDTDNEWGCKIYGANYMERFKQVVNQVLRSHKALKLHEFGIHYPLDASCGDLIDIWVAFAIAFKVSKLELNFSTNQVPIWVCSFKNYSFPLDLFDKTKTIEPYLVQLDRVFSVCAPPLNVDNGFECLRELFLKSVDLTDEQFETILSSCTFLECLHVLYSSRLVNVKHAVPHMKLKSLEMYRCFQLKKLEIFAPNLVSFKYLGPKINISVKDAKQLVHACMRSNWETWEFSRPNPLNLPNMRRGDFVFGQFAAYLPQIEHLVMDASSFGGKKVLDNGPLLYNLRHLSLSSLNYAHGPFGMLDCYEMLASFVKVSPFLHRLELHFELYPLQDPKLRRIAVSPHNYLKEVLVSGFYGNKLVVDLIMVVFDFAIELEKIEISTAYLGDPSKCTISLKPDDDFLVRKSIERLHERMPAKAQLYILDGL; translated from the exons ATGAATAATCAGGGCTGTAAAAGAATGGCATTAGAAGATAAGATTAGTGCATTGCCAGATGATATCCTGTTAACCATTTTATCACTCTTGACATTGAAACAAGCAGTTGCCACCAGCATCCTCTCTCAAAGATGGCGATATTTATGGACATCGCTCCACACGCTCAACTTTAGATATGAAGAAATCTTGCATCGCAATGACGGTGACACAGATAATGAATGGGGCTGTAAAATATATGGAGCTAATTACATGGAAAGATTCAAGCAAGTGGTTAACCAAGTACTTAGATCTCACAAAGCTCTAAAACTGCATGAGTTTGGCATTCATTATCCATTAGATGCAAGCTGTGGTGATCTTATTGATATTTGGGTTGCTTTTGCAATTGCATTTAAGGTTTCCAAGCTTGAATTGAACTTTTCGACCAATCAAGTCCCAATTTGGGTATGTTCATTCAAGAATTACTCCTTCCCGCTTGATCTCTTCGATAAAACGAAGACGATTGAGCCTTATTTGGTACAATTGGATCGTGTTTTCTCCGTTTGTGCACCGCCTTTGAATGTTGATAATGGTTTCGAGTGTCTTAGAGAGCTCTTCTTGAAATCTGTAGATCTTACGGACGAACAGTTTGAAACCATTTTATCAAGCTGCACATTTCTTGAGTGCCTACATGTGCTTTACAGTAGCAGGCTAGTGAATGTGAAGCATGCTGTTCCTCACATGAAGTTGAAATCCTTGGAGATGTATAGATGTTTTCAGTTGAAGAAATTGGAAATATTTGCTCCAAATCTAGTTTCATTCAAGTATTTAGGGCCTAAGATAAACATTAGTGTAAAGGATGCTAAACAGCTTGTTCATGCATGCATGCGTTCCAATTGGGAAACTTGGGAGTTTTCTAGACCAAATCCTTTGAATTTGCCCAATATGCGAAGGGGAGATTTTGTTTTTGGCCAATTTGCTGCATACCTTCCTCAAATAGAGCATTTGGTGATGGATGCTAGTTCTTTTGGG GGAAAAAAAGTATTAGACAATGGCCCTTTGCTCTACAATCTAAGGCATCTATCATTGTCAAGTTTGAATTATGCCCATGGTCCCTTCGGGATGTTAGATTGCTATGAAATGCTTGCATCCTTTGTTAAGGTATCACCATTCTTGCATCGCCTAGAGTTACAT TTTGAACTATATCCTCTACAAGATCCAAAACTGAGAAGAATCGCTGTATCTCCACACAACTATTTGAAGGAGGTTTTGGTATCTGGTTTTTATGGCAATAAGCTGGTTGTGGACTTGATCATGGTTGTTTTCGACTTTGCCATTGAACTCGAAAAGATTGAGATTTCAACAGCTTATTTAGGTGACCCTTCCAAGTGCACTATCTCGTTAAAACCAGATGATGATTTTCTTGTTAGAAAAAGCATTGAGCGGCTGCATGAAAGAATGCCTGCAAAAGCTCAATTGTACATTCTTGATGgtctttga